The sequence CGACGTGCGCGCGGACCGCGCCGAGGAACCACAGGAAGAAGATCCCGGCGAACGGCACCAGCGCGAGGGCCGCCCGCAGCGCGCCGCGCCGCCCGGAGTCCGTGAACCCCCGGACGGTGACCGCCTCGGTTCCCTCCGGGATGGCCAGCCTGACCAGGACCATCGCCGCCGCCAGCAGCGCGAAGACGACCCCGGCCAGACCCGCGGCACGCGGTGTCCGCAGCGCCCTGTGCCCCGGCGCGTTCTCCCGCATGGCCCGGCCCGCCTTTCCGTGTCGGCCCCCGGCACCAGCGGGCCACCTCCGCGCCGGCCGCGCCACCGGGAGACGGCCGTCCGGCGGAGCGGAAAACCGCTCGCGCCTCCCCGGCCGTCCTCCCTAAGGTGGGCGTCCATGCCGACACCTGCCGAACTGCGCCGCGACCCCCTGCCCCTGCGCGGCCGGACCGCTCTCGTCACCGGTGCCTCCCGGCGGGCCGGGATCGGGCACGCCGTGGCCCGGCGGCTGGCCGCCTACGGCGCGAGCGTGTACCTGCACCACCACGTACCGCACGACGCCGCCATGCCCTGGGGCGCCGACAGCCCCGACGCCGTCGCCGACTCCGTACGCGAGGCGCTCGGCGACGTCCGGGCGCGGGTCGTCTCCGGCCCCGGCGACCTGGCCGACCCGGCGGAACCGGCCCGGCTGGTCCGCACCGTGACCGAGGAGTTCGGCCGCTTGGACATCCTCGTGGCCAACCACGCCCTCAGCGGCTCCGACGGCACCCTGGACGACATCGACGCGGCCATGCTGGACGCCCACTGGGCCGTCGACACCCGCTCGGTGCTGCTGCTCGTCCAGGCGTACGCCCGCTCGCGCGCCGCCCTGCCCGAGGACGCCCCCGGCGGACGCGTGGTGCTGATGACCTCCGGCCAGGACCAGGGCGGAGGGATGCCGGGCGAGATCGCCTACGCCTTGCAGAAGGGCGCCCTCGCCTCCGTCACCCGCTCGCTGTCCACCGCGCTCGCCGACCGGCGGATCACGGTGAACGCCGTCAATCCCGGCCCGGTCGACACCGGTTACGCCACCGACGAGGCCCGCGCGGCCGTGGCCGCGCTATTCCCCGCCGGACGCTGGGGCGTGCCCGACGACCCCGCCCGCCTCATCGCCTGGCTGGCCACCGATGAGGCGCACTGGATCACCGGACAGGTGATCAACTCCGAAGGCGGCTTCCGGCGCTGACGCCGGATGAGCGGGGCCGGCAGCCGCCGGCCCCGCGGGTCAGAGCCGCGACAACTCGTCCAGCAGGTCGTCCAGGCCCAGCGAACCCTGCGACAGCGCCGCCATGTGCCAGGCCTTCAGGTCGAACGCGGCGCCGTGCCGCGCGCTCGCCCGCTCCCGGCCCAGCAGCCAGACCCGCTCGCCCAGCTTGTAGCCGATGGCCTGCCCCGGCATGGTCAGATAGCGGGTCAGCTCGCTCTCCACGAAGTCCGCCGGGCGGCTGCTGTGCGCCCCGAAGAACTCCTCCGCCAGCTCCGGGGTCCAGCGCTCGCCCGGACGGAACGGGGAGTCGGCCGGGATCTCCAGTTCAAGGTGCATACCGATGTCGATGATCACCCGCACCGCGCGCATCATCTGCGCGTCCAGATAGCCGAGCCGCTCCTCCGGGTCGCGGAGAAAACCCAGTTCGTCCATCAACCGTTCCGCGTACAGCGCCCAGCCCTCGACGTTGGCGCTGACCATGCCGACCGTCGCCTGGTAGCGGGAGAGGCCGTCCGCCACGTGCACCCACTGCGCGAGCTGGAGATGGTGGCCGGGCACACCCTCGTGGT comes from Streptomyces sp. SCL15-4 and encodes:
- a CDS encoding SDR family oxidoreductase, whose translation is MPTPAELRRDPLPLRGRTALVTGASRRAGIGHAVARRLAAYGASVYLHHHVPHDAAMPWGADSPDAVADSVREALGDVRARVVSGPGDLADPAEPARLVRTVTEEFGRLDILVANHALSGSDGTLDDIDAAMLDAHWAVDTRSVLLLVQAYARSRAALPEDAPGGRVVLMTSGQDQGGGMPGEIAYALQKGALASVTRSLSTALADRRITVNAVNPGPVDTGYATDEARAAVAALFPAGRWGVPDDPARLIAWLATDEAHWITGQVINSEGGFRR